In the genome of Coraliomargarita algicola, one region contains:
- the rpsO gene encoding 30S ribosomal protein S15, protein MSKSAPVGDTTIDKAAIIKEFGLKEGDTGSSEVQIALLTARVKHLTEHLRENRKDYHSRRGLIAMTARRRKLLDYLKRTEFNRYTAILEKLGLRR, encoded by the coding sequence ATGTCAAAATCAGCACCCGTCGGGGATACAACAATCGATAAAGCAGCGATCATCAAAGAGTTCGGTCTTAAAGAAGGCGACACCGGTTCATCCGAGGTCCAAATCGCGCTGCTCACAGCACGTGTGAAGCACCTAACCGAGCACCTTCGCGAAAACCGCAAAGATTACCACTCACGCCGTGGCCTAATCGCCATGACAGCTCGCCGCCGTAAGCTACTCGACTACCTCAAGCGCACCGAGTTCAACCGCTACACCGCGATCCTCGAAAAGCTGGGTCTTCGCCGATAG
- the pnp gene encoding polyribonucleotide nucleotidyltransferase, whose translation MKQKHNVKVEGLDIEFATGTLAGLASGAVTIRSGETELFVSTTAASALRPGQDFFPLTVDYREKFSAGGKFPGGYFKREGKPSEKEILTSRLCDRPLRPLFPKGFMNEVQVIGLLLSTDQLNEPDVLMVNAASAATLISDIPWNGPVGCVRVGQIDGEFVTNPNHDEMLDSDLDLIYVGSETEMLMIEGSAEFISDERFYEALEYGQKAIQPIIAAQRELAKLAGKEKKEFPLIITPKEVTDFCEEHAADKVKEALGHDSYTERKLAIEAIAKETTAALEAKLGAENVKGDDVARAFDEIQEKLYRQNILDTGKRVDGRGAKDLRTISCDTGVLPRVHGSAIFNRGETQALVISTLGTSRDTQDIDGLTGGATSKSFILHYNFPPFSTGEAGRFGFTGRREIGHGALAERSLLPILPPEDEFPYAIRVVSEVMSSNGSTSMASICGGCLSLMDAGVPITAPCAGISTGLVTEKDENGKITKSVILTDILGAEDHFGDMDFKIAGTPDGITGFQLDLKISGLPFDITLEAIKQNRDARMKILAIMSEHMPESRKDLREHAPRIHTIKISPEKIGALIGPGGKNIRRITEVSGAQVDINDEGQVLIFATDKESMDRAIMEVDACTAEIEVGKTYRGIVRGVKDFGAFVECLPGKEGLVHISELADFRVKKTEDICKLGDEMVVKCIGVEKGKVRLSRKAALEEAKEAAEGEAEEATEAEAPAAEDTKAAE comes from the coding sequence ATGAAACAAAAACATAACGTAAAAGTTGAAGGACTCGATATCGAGTTCGCAACAGGTACCCTCGCAGGCCTCGCAAGTGGCGCTGTCACCATCCGCTCCGGCGAAACAGAGCTCTTCGTTTCGACTACCGCAGCCTCCGCACTCCGCCCCGGACAAGACTTTTTCCCCCTAACTGTGGACTACCGCGAGAAGTTCTCCGCCGGTGGTAAATTCCCAGGTGGCTACTTCAAACGTGAAGGCAAGCCTTCTGAAAAAGAAATCCTGACATCGCGCCTCTGCGACCGTCCCCTTCGTCCGCTCTTCCCTAAGGGCTTCATGAACGAAGTTCAAGTCATCGGCCTGCTGCTCTCCACCGACCAACTCAACGAGCCGGATGTGCTCATGGTCAACGCCGCATCTGCTGCCACTCTGATCTCCGACATCCCCTGGAATGGCCCTGTCGGCTGTGTGCGCGTCGGTCAAATCGACGGTGAGTTTGTCACCAACCCGAACCACGATGAGATGCTCGACTCCGACCTCGACCTCATCTACGTCGGCTCCGAAACCGAAATGTTGATGATCGAAGGTTCTGCTGAGTTCATCTCCGACGAGCGTTTCTACGAAGCTCTTGAATACGGCCAAAAGGCCATCCAGCCCATCATCGCCGCTCAACGTGAGCTCGCGAAGCTAGCCGGCAAGGAAAAGAAGGAATTCCCACTCATCATCACTCCTAAGGAAGTGACTGACTTCTGCGAAGAACACGCAGCAGACAAGGTAAAGGAAGCCCTCGGCCACGACAGCTACACCGAGCGCAAGCTTGCGATCGAAGCCATCGCCAAGGAAACCACTGCGGCTCTCGAAGCCAAGCTTGGCGCTGAAAACGTAAAGGGCGACGACGTCGCTCGCGCTTTCGACGAAATCCAAGAAAAGCTCTACCGTCAAAACATCCTCGACACAGGCAAGCGCGTCGATGGTCGTGGCGCGAAGGATCTTCGCACCATCTCTTGTGACACTGGCGTGCTCCCTCGCGTGCACGGCTCCGCCATCTTCAACCGCGGTGAAACACAAGCCCTCGTCATCTCGACACTCGGCACCAGCCGTGACACACAAGACATCGACGGTCTTACAGGCGGCGCCACTAGCAAGTCTTTCATCCTGCACTACAACTTCCCTCCGTTCTCCACGGGTGAAGCGGGTCGCTTCGGATTCACCGGTCGCCGCGAAATCGGTCACGGTGCCCTTGCAGAGCGTTCACTCCTGCCGATCCTTCCTCCTGAAGACGAGTTCCCATACGCCATCCGCGTAGTGTCTGAAGTGATGAGCTCCAACGGCTCCACTTCGATGGCTTCCATCTGTGGCGGTTGCTTGTCTCTCATGGATGCTGGTGTGCCGATCACCGCACCTTGTGCTGGTATCTCCACTGGTCTCGTGACTGAAAAGGACGAAAACGGTAAGATCACCAAGAGCGTCATCCTGACCGACATCCTCGGTGCAGAAGACCACTTCGGTGACATGGACTTCAAGATCGCTGGTACTCCAGACGGTATCACAGGCTTCCAACTCGACCTCAAGATCAGCGGCCTGCCCTTCGACATCACACTCGAAGCGATCAAGCAAAACCGCGACGCTCGTATGAAGATCCTCGCGATCATGTCCGAGCACATGCCTGAGTCCCGCAAGGATCTACGTGAGCACGCACCACGCATCCACACCATCAAGATCTCTCCCGAGAAGATCGGTGCTCTCATCGGCCCCGGTGGTAAAAACATCCGCCGCATCACTGAAGTTTCCGGCGCCCAAGTCGACATCAACGACGAAGGCCAAGTGCTCATCTTCGCAACCGACAAAGAATCCATGGACCGCGCGATCATGGAAGTCGATGCCTGCACTGCAGAAATCGAAGTCGGCAAGACCTACCGTGGCATCGTTCGCGGCGTAAAGGACTTCGGCGCATTCGTCGAATGCCTACCTGGTAAAGAAGGCCTGGTGCACATCTCCGAGCTGGCTGACTTCCGCGTCAAAAAGACCGAAGACATCTGCAAGCTGGGCGACGAAATGGTCGTCAAGTGCATCGGCGTTGAAAAGGGCAAGGTTCGCCTCTCCCGCAAGGCTGCACTCGAAGAAGCTAAGGAAGCTGCCGAAGGCGAAGCTGAAGAAGCCACTGAAGCAGAAGCTCCAGCCGCTGAAGACACAAAAGCAGCGGAATAG
- a CDS encoding alpha/beta hydrolase, with translation MTHVSSSEGLNIQGFDASHTAVYKVVDGHSLKLHVFLPPDHASTDQRTAILFFFGGGWMIGNPSQFFPHCAYLASRGMVAVSAEYRVQKQHGTSPQECVKDGKSAMRWLRAHAAEWGIDPDKILAGGGSAGGHVAAATATLEDFNESEDDCSISCKPAALVLFNPVFNNGPESYGYDRVKDYWQSFSPAHNLSTEPPPTLVLFGTQDVHVPVTMAEDYKQQMEALGRRCDLHFYEGQPHGFFNYTEAQMPYYRATVRVMDRFLASLNYLDGEPTIED, from the coding sequence ATGACACACGTTTCTTCATCTGAAGGTCTCAACATACAAGGTTTCGATGCCTCACACACTGCGGTTTACAAGGTGGTTGATGGCCACTCGCTTAAGTTGCATGTCTTTCTGCCGCCAGATCATGCGTCCACAGATCAACGCACCGCGATTCTTTTCTTCTTTGGAGGCGGTTGGATGATAGGAAACCCCAGCCAGTTTTTTCCACACTGCGCCTACTTGGCATCGCGTGGCATGGTTGCCGTTTCCGCCGAATACCGCGTGCAGAAACAGCACGGAACCAGTCCGCAGGAGTGCGTCAAAGATGGTAAATCGGCGATGCGCTGGCTACGTGCCCATGCGGCAGAATGGGGCATCGATCCGGATAAAATCCTCGCTGGAGGCGGCTCTGCGGGGGGCCATGTGGCCGCCGCGACGGCGACGCTTGAAGATTTCAACGAAAGCGAGGATGACTGCTCGATCAGTTGCAAGCCCGCAGCCTTGGTGCTCTTTAACCCCGTATTTAATAACGGCCCCGAGAGCTATGGCTATGATCGAGTCAAAGATTACTGGCAGTCCTTCTCGCCGGCCCACAACCTGAGCACAGAGCCCCCCCCCACGCTCGTATTGTTCGGCACTCAGGATGTTCATGTTCCGGTCACGATGGCAGAGGATTACAAGCAGCAAATGGAAGCCCTCGGCCGACGCTGCGACCTGCATTTCTACGAAGGGCAGCCGCATGGATTTTTCAACTACACCGAAGCGCAGATGCCCTATTATAGAGCAACCGTGCGAGTGATGGACCGATTCTTAGCTTCCTTAAACTATCTGGACGGCGAACCAACCATCGAAGACTGA
- a CDS encoding trimeric intracellular cation channel family protein codes for MDPIQVQGMLEYWDYLGTFVFCVSGAIAGRQHQMDWFGMFIVALVTGTGGGLLRSIMLGDLPPAFLTNPAYFILAVSAVMVALHGTNSWQKITRIVSIIDALGLGIFLVTGMRIAQSYGLAGWAAIAIGVVSATFGGLLRDVLRNEVPLVLRKEIYATACIIGGLALLGFDYANFNETVSLLLTSLIVVVIRLVAIHYAINLPR; via the coding sequence ATGGATCCGATACAAGTGCAAGGGATGCTAGAATACTGGGACTACTTAGGCACCTTTGTCTTCTGCGTCTCGGGGGCCATCGCAGGACGACAACACCAAATGGACTGGTTCGGCATGTTCATCGTCGCACTCGTGACTGGCACGGGAGGCGGCTTATTACGAAGTATCATGTTGGGCGACTTGCCTCCCGCATTTCTAACCAACCCCGCCTATTTTATACTAGCCGTCAGCGCGGTCATGGTGGCCTTACATGGCACCAATAGTTGGCAAAAAATCACTCGTATCGTCTCCATAATAGATGCATTAGGGCTCGGCATCTTTCTCGTCACTGGCATGCGAATTGCCCAAAGTTATGGGCTCGCAGGGTGGGCCGCCATCGCGATCGGTGTGGTGAGTGCCACCTTTGGTGGCCTCTTGCGCGACGTGCTTCGTAACGAAGTACCACTGGTGCTGCGCAAAGAAATCTATGCCACCGCCTGTATCATCGGCGGGCTCGCCCTGCTCGGCTTCGACTATGCAAACTTCAATGAGACCGTCTCACTCCTACTCACCAGCCTCATTGTAGTCGTCATTCGCCTCGTCGCCATTCACTATGCGATCAATCTCCCGCGCTAG
- a CDS encoding DEAD/DEAH box helicase family protein, with translation MSVSQPELQARQHIDGQLSAAGWVVQDIKSINLAAQCGVAVREFPTATGPADYMLFADGKAIGIVEAKKEGVTLSAVHMQAAEYGTAATRHIQRWADPLPFIYETTGLETLFTDEREPDARARKVFAFHRPEELLARVRQPDTLRDRLKTFPTLITAPLRDCQIDAISKLETSLADNRPRSLIQMATGSGKTYTAATTCYRLIKHAGAKRILFLVDRGNLGRQTVNEFQQFTTPDDGRKFTELYNVQMLGPAGIDPVAKVTVSTIQRLYSQLAGKEMEEDLDEHSGYELAATQADDNKEPKAISYNPQIPIEEFDFVIVDECHRSIYNLWKQVIEYFDAFLIGLTATPSKHNLGFFNQNLVTEYPHVQAVADGVNVGYDIYRIKTQITEGGSTLESGFDYKKRDRLTRTERWKLQDEAEDYTGKDLDRSVIAPDQIRTVIRTFRNKLFTDLFPSRPARAKALGYPEPWVPKTLIFAKDDNHAEEIVHLVREEFGKGNDFCQKITYRAGAKPEDLIKAFRTAPEFRIAVTVDMIATGTDIKPLECLIFMRDVRSQLYFEQMKGRGTRTIDPTDFQSVTPDGGNKTHFVLVDAVGVTESDKTDSRPLERKPTVAFDKLLLGIAMGDRDPDTLASAANRLARLDCNLTESDRQTVRELSGGLSVKQIAASLLRATDPDVIADHAAGHTDASADEVTPEALQLATDTLADEAAKPIAANPALREFLEQKRRDTEVTIDHTSSDTVLFAGYDTEKAEGLIDSWKQFIEDTKDELTALQFIYNLPHKDRHLNYSHIKQLAAAVTKPPYNIAPEEVWRAYENLEGRKPSEAPLRTLTNLITLVRHSIQPESIPLVPYAEIVDQRFAAWLDEQNSSASQDTEPARNADGSITAAEPRPSAFGTNPFSSTHLEWLHMIKDHIASSAAIEPDDFEDVPFNQKGGLAKARKLFGKDFKSVLEDLNTALVG, from the coding sequence ATGTCCGTCTCCCAACCAGAACTACAGGCTCGCCAACACATTGACGGGCAGCTCTCCGCTGCTGGCTGGGTGGTCCAAGATATAAAGTCCATCAACCTTGCGGCTCAATGTGGCGTCGCCGTTCGCGAGTTCCCAACGGCCACTGGCCCAGCCGACTACATGCTCTTCGCAGATGGCAAAGCGATCGGTATCGTCGAAGCTAAAAAGGAAGGCGTCACACTCAGTGCAGTCCACATGCAAGCAGCCGAATATGGCACCGCCGCAACCAGGCACATTCAGCGCTGGGCCGACCCGCTACCGTTCATCTACGAGACCACTGGCCTCGAGACGCTGTTCACCGACGAGCGTGAACCCGACGCCCGTGCGCGCAAAGTATTCGCCTTTCATCGCCCTGAAGAGCTACTGGCCCGCGTGCGCCAGCCCGACACACTGCGCGATCGGCTCAAGACCTTCCCCACTCTCATCACCGCGCCACTGCGGGACTGCCAGATCGATGCCATTTCCAAGCTAGAAACCTCGCTAGCCGACAACCGCCCTCGTTCGCTCATTCAAATGGCAACCGGATCAGGCAAAACCTACACCGCAGCCACCACTTGCTATCGACTCATCAAGCACGCGGGAGCCAAGCGCATTCTCTTCCTAGTCGACCGTGGCAACCTTGGCCGCCAAACCGTCAACGAATTCCAGCAATTCACCACACCCGACGATGGCCGCAAATTCACCGAGCTCTACAATGTGCAGATGCTCGGCCCCGCTGGCATTGATCCCGTCGCCAAGGTCACCGTCTCCACTATTCAGCGCCTCTACTCACAGCTTGCTGGCAAAGAGATGGAAGAAGATCTCGACGAGCATTCCGGCTACGAGCTCGCCGCAACTCAGGCCGACGACAACAAGGAGCCTAAGGCGATCAGCTACAATCCACAGATCCCCATTGAAGAGTTCGATTTCGTGATCGTCGATGAGTGCCACCGCTCGATCTACAATCTTTGGAAGCAAGTCATCGAATATTTCGACGCCTTCTTGATCGGTCTCACCGCCACTCCTTCCAAACACAACCTCGGTTTCTTTAACCAAAACCTCGTCACTGAATACCCCCACGTGCAAGCCGTCGCCGATGGCGTCAACGTCGGTTACGACATCTACCGTATCAAGACCCAGATCACCGAGGGCGGCAGCACGCTCGAATCTGGTTTCGACTACAAGAAGCGCGACCGTCTCACCCGCACCGAGCGCTGGAAGCTGCAAGACGAGGCCGAAGACTACACGGGAAAAGACCTTGACCGCAGCGTCATCGCACCTGACCAGATACGCACCGTCATTCGCACCTTTCGCAACAAACTCTTTACCGACCTCTTCCCCAGCCGCCCCGCACGTGCCAAGGCGCTCGGCTATCCCGAGCCATGGGTGCCCAAGACACTCATTTTCGCCAAAGACGACAACCACGCCGAAGAGATTGTGCACCTCGTCCGCGAGGAATTTGGCAAGGGCAACGACTTCTGCCAGAAGATCACCTACCGCGCGGGTGCCAAGCCCGAGGATTTAATCAAAGCCTTCCGCACCGCGCCCGAGTTTCGCATCGCCGTCACCGTCGACATGATCGCCACCGGCACCGACATCAAGCCACTGGAGTGCCTCATCTTTATGCGCGACGTTCGCAGCCAGCTCTACTTTGAGCAAATGAAAGGTCGTGGCACCCGCACCATCGACCCCACCGACTTTCAGAGCGTCACACCCGACGGCGGCAACAAGACACACTTCGTCCTCGTCGATGCCGTTGGCGTGACCGAATCCGACAAGACCGACTCCCGCCCACTCGAGCGCAAGCCCACCGTCGCCTTTGACAAGCTCTTGCTCGGCATCGCCATGGGCGACCGTGATCCCGACACCCTCGCCAGCGCAGCCAATCGATTGGCACGCCTCGATTGCAATCTCACCGAGAGCGACCGCCAAACTGTCCGCGAACTCAGCGGCGGGCTCAGCGTCAAACAAATCGCCGCCAGCCTGCTCCGCGCCACCGATCCCGACGTCATCGCCGACCACGCCGCAGGCCATACTGATGCCTCTGCCGACGAAGTCACTCCCGAGGCACTACAACTCGCGACCGACACCTTGGCCGACGAAGCTGCCAAGCCCATTGCCGCCAATCCCGCACTGCGCGAATTCTTAGAGCAAAAGCGCCGCGATACCGAGGTCACTATTGATCATACCTCTTCCGACACCGTCCTCTTCGCCGGTTACGATACCGAAAAAGCCGAAGGTCTAATCGATAGCTGGAAACAATTCATCGAGGACACCAAAGACGAACTCACCGCCTTACAGTTCATCTACAACCTGCCGCACAAAGACCGGCACCTCAACTACAGCCATATCAAGCAACTCGCGGCCGCCGTCACCAAGCCTCCGTATAACATCGCCCCTGAGGAAGTCTGGCGCGCCTACGAAAACCTCGAAGGCCGCAAGCCCAGTGAAGCGCCCCTGCGCACCTTAACCAATCTCATCACCCTCGTCCGTCACAGCATACAGCCCGAAAGCATCCCCCTCGTCCCTTATGCCGAGATCGTCGATCAACGCTTTGCCGCCTGGCTCGACGAGCAGAACTCCAGCGCATCGCAAGACACCGAACCAGCGCGCAATGCCGATGGATCGATCACTGCCGCCGAGCCACGCCCGAGCGCCTTCGGCACCAACCCGTTTAGCAGCACCCACCTCGAATGGCTCCACATGATCAAAGATCACATCGCCAGCAGCGCCGCCATCGAGCCCGACGACTTTGAAGACGTCCCCTTCAATCAAAAGGGCGGCCTCGCCAAAGCCCGAAAACTCTTCGGCAAGGATTTCAAATCCGTTCTCGAAGACCTCAACACCGCCTTAGTCGGGTAA
- a CDS encoding Abi family protein has product MNKPPLTYVAQLQLLKDRGLTVDDEAYALHCLANYNYYRLSIYWRCFTDPTNHDRFHAGTTFEQIWQLYDFDRELRKLVNEACKRLEISARSRWAYELGQAYGCQAYEDPAAFSHVPAHTKLLAWFDDCFEASKEIFVQHYKTKPCHRPEIWVAIELLEFGKFCRFYRLTKQAQLRECIADHYHLNESSFSSLLTQCNYIRNICAHHSRLWNRRLTIKLSVPKKKPIPLAQALEHYPKSEEIESRKLYNTLTLLIHCVQVIEPRGDWPQRLVTHLQTLPANLIPHMGFPADWQTRPIWAAVH; this is encoded by the coding sequence ATGAACAAGCCTCCACTCACTTATGTAGCGCAGCTTCAACTGCTTAAAGACCGAGGGCTCACGGTAGACGACGAGGCGTATGCCCTGCACTGCCTCGCAAATTATAACTATTATCGCCTCTCAATCTACTGGCGCTGTTTCACAGATCCCACGAATCACGACCGATTTCATGCGGGCACTACTTTTGAGCAAATTTGGCAGCTCTACGACTTCGACCGCGAACTTCGTAAACTCGTGAATGAAGCCTGCAAACGCCTAGAAATTTCAGCGCGCTCACGCTGGGCGTATGAACTTGGGCAGGCATACGGATGCCAAGCCTATGAAGATCCTGCTGCCTTTAGCCACGTCCCCGCACATACAAAACTACTCGCATGGTTTGACGACTGCTTTGAGGCTAGCAAAGAAATATTCGTCCAACACTACAAAACGAAGCCCTGCCACCGGCCCGAGATCTGGGTCGCCATCGAACTCCTTGAATTTGGTAAATTCTGCCGATTCTATCGCTTAACCAAGCAAGCGCAACTACGTGAGTGTATCGCGGACCATTATCATTTAAACGAAAGCAGCTTTAGCTCACTGCTCACTCAATGTAATTATATCCGTAACATTTGTGCGCACCACAGCCGCCTCTGGAATCGACGCCTAACAATCAAACTGAGCGTGCCGAAAAAGAAACCGATTCCTCTCGCACAAGCACTTGAGCATTATCCGAAATCAGAGGAGATCGAGAGCCGTAAGCTCTACAACACACTCACTCTTTTAATTCACTGCGTGCAAGTCATCGAGCCACGCGGCGACTGGCCGCAGCGACTCGTCACGCACCTGCAAACCTTACCCGCGAACTTGATCCCCCACATGGGCTTCCCTGCCGACTGGCAAACCCGCCCGATCTGGGCTGCTGTCCATTAA
- a CDS encoding restriction endonuclease subunit S, translated as MRSATNSTTLSHVTLGNIAEVKLGKMLDRSKHKLGRSLPYLRNINVRWGTFDTSSLLEMFFKDEKEEAKFSIKKNDVLVCEGGEPGRAAVWTREDTDLKFQKALHRVRFIEPYEPKLLVYFLELAATRGELEKHFTGSTIKHFTKQAFVQLKVPNPPLPEQRRIVAKIEELFSKLDAGVDALKKAKAQLKRYRQSVLAAAVTGELTKEWREANPDTEPASELLERILKQRREQWNGKRKYKEPTPPVVENLSKLPTFWTWASPDQLSAAEDYSLAIGPFGSNLKVSDYTDSGVPLVFVRHIRSNNYDLTEKFVSHQKAIELKAHSVDPGDLLITKMGEPPGDAALYPEDRPHAIITADCIKLRLTSAITCKSFFVNAINSKLIAEQITPRTRGVAQKKISLDRFRDVAFPLPPLIEQQQIIAETEARLTSIDHVESELDQQLLRASKLRQSILSNAFNAKI; from the coding sequence ATGAGGAGTGCAACTAATTCAACGACTTTATCACATGTTACACTTGGCAATATTGCAGAGGTTAAGCTAGGTAAAATGTTGGATCGATCAAAACACAAATTAGGACGCTCACTGCCCTATTTACGAAACATCAATGTCAGATGGGGAACTTTCGACACTTCAAGCCTACTTGAAATGTTTTTTAAAGATGAGAAAGAGGAAGCAAAATTTTCGATCAAGAAAAACGACGTGCTTGTTTGTGAAGGCGGTGAACCTGGAAGAGCTGCAGTTTGGACGCGAGAAGACACAGATCTAAAATTCCAAAAGGCACTACACCGTGTCCGTTTCATTGAACCTTACGAACCCAAGCTTCTAGTCTATTTCTTAGAATTGGCTGCAACCAGAGGCGAACTAGAAAAGCACTTTACAGGGAGCACAATTAAGCACTTCACCAAGCAGGCATTTGTCCAACTCAAAGTCCCAAATCCGCCACTCCCCGAGCAACGCCGGATCGTCGCCAAGATTGAGGAACTCTTTTCCAAACTCGACGCCGGCGTCGACGCCCTCAAAAAGGCCAAAGCCCAACTCAAACGCTACCGCCAATCCGTCCTCGCCGCCGCCGTCACCGGCGAACTCACCAAAGAATGGAGGGAAGCCAATCCCGACACCGAACCCGCTTCGGAATTGCTGGAGCGGATTCTCAAGCAAAGACGTGAGCAGTGGAATGGAAAAAGGAAATACAAGGAACCTACTCCGCCAGTAGTCGAGAACCTCTCAAAGCTCCCAACCTTTTGGACTTGGGCATCGCCGGATCAACTTTCTGCGGCTGAGGACTACTCACTCGCAATCGGACCATTTGGCAGCAATCTAAAAGTCTCAGATTACACAGACTCCGGAGTTCCGCTCGTTTTTGTCCGACATATCCGCTCCAACAACTACGACCTCACTGAGAAGTTTGTCAGCCATCAAAAGGCAATTGAATTAAAAGCTCATTCGGTCGATCCGGGCGATCTGCTAATCACAAAGATGGGAGAACCACCTGGCGACGCTGCACTCTATCCAGAAGATCGACCGCACGCGATCATCACAGCCGATTGCATCAAGCTTCGCCTCACTAGTGCAATTACTTGCAAGTCATTCTTTGTAAACGCGATTAATTCCAAACTAATAGCGGAACAAATCACGCCAAGAACACGAGGCGTCGCGCAGAAGAAAATCAGTTTAGATCGATTTCGTGACGTAGCATTCCCCCTCCCTCCACTGATAGAACAACAGCAAATTATCGCCGAAACAGAAGCCCGCCTAACCTCCATTGACCACGTCGAAAGTGAACTCGACCAACAACTCCTCCGCGCCTCTAAACTACGGCAGTCGATACTATCGAACGCCTTTAACGCTAAAATATGA